A section of the Aerosakkonema funiforme FACHB-1375 genome encodes:
- a CDS encoding Hfq-related RNA-binding protein, protein MASGFDSGLPSSRQIQNMIKEQKQVQVKLIGGEMLSGQLRWQDQFCIGLIDESNQSSIVWRHAIAYVKPIT, encoded by the coding sequence ATGGCTAGCGGATTCGATAGTGGATTGCCCAGCTCTCGTCAAATTCAAAATATGATTAAAGAACAAAAACAGGTGCAAGTAAAACTGATCGGGGGTGAAATGTTAAGCGGTCAGTTGCGCTGGCAAGATCAATTTTGCATCGGTCTGATCGATGAAAGCAATCAATCATCAATTGTGTGGCGACACGCGATCGCTTATGTCAAGCCCATCACCTAA
- the dapF gene encoding diaminopimelate epimerase, translating to MAIEFAKYHGLGNDFILIDNRTSSDPVLTPAQAVTLCDRHFGIGADGVIFALPGLDGNDYTMRIFNSDGSEPEMCGNGIRCLAQFIAELEGVSNQERLYRIHTLAGAIAPKLRSDGQITVDMGLPRLLAAEIPTTLCSADEKVINRPLQVEGKSWDVTCVSMGNPHCITFVEDVTAIPLETLGPFFEHHAVFPQRTNTEFIQVVERDYLKMRVWERGAGATMACGTGACASLVAGVLTGNCDRKATVELPGGPLEIEWSEVDGRIYMTGPAQKVFVGKF from the coding sequence ATGGCCATTGAGTTCGCTAAGTATCACGGTTTGGGAAATGACTTCATTTTGATTGATAATCGCACTTCATCCGATCCAGTTTTAACACCCGCGCAGGCGGTAACGTTATGCGATCGCCACTTTGGTATCGGTGCTGATGGTGTAATTTTTGCTCTGCCAGGGCTTGACGGTAACGATTACACTATGCGAATTTTTAACTCGGATGGCTCCGAACCGGAAATGTGCGGCAACGGGATTCGTTGCTTAGCTCAGTTTATCGCTGAGTTGGAGGGAGTCTCAAATCAGGAGCGCTTATATCGCATTCACACTCTTGCCGGTGCGATCGCGCCAAAGTTGCGATCGGACGGTCAAATTACCGTTGATATGGGGCTACCGCGACTTTTAGCTGCCGAAATTCCCACTACGCTTTGTTCTGCTGACGAGAAAGTTATTAACCGACCTCTGCAAGTGGAAGGAAAATCTTGGGATGTTACCTGCGTCAGTATGGGCAATCCCCACTGTATTACGTTTGTCGAAGATGTCACGGCTATTCCGCTGGAAACTTTGGGGCCTTTCTTTGAGCATCACGCGGTTTTCCCGCAACGCACAAATACGGAATTTATTCAAGTGGTAGAGCGAGATTATTTGAAAATGCGAGTGTGGGAACGCGGTGCTGGGGCAACGATGGCTTGCGGAACTGGTGCTTGCGCTTCTTTGGTGGCGGGGGTACTGACGGGAAATTGCGATCGCAAAGCTACTGTTGAGCTACCCGGTGGCCCTCTGGAAATTGAATGGTCCGAAGTTGATGGGCGAATTTACATGACAGGGCCAGCGCAGAAAGTGTTTGTCGGCAAATTTTAA
- a CDS encoding glutathione S-transferase family protein, whose product MQDRSPEQLPRLITTSISHYCEKVRWALERLNIPYIEERHAPLFHRLATARNEGRSVPMLVTEAGTFSDSSDILQYIDGMSPVSAKLYPADPKLRQEVEKLEDWFDRQLGPSTGVWFYFYLLDRDKLILRLFCEGVEAIEAELFPVVFPCIREAMERAMEITPESAAESLDRINSIFETVNELLADGRKYLVGDSFSACDLTWACLTGLVLMPTEYGTKLPQLSEIPTEMAQTIEHFRATPAGSFALRLFREERDK is encoded by the coding sequence ATGCAGGATCGATCGCCGGAACAACTTCCTCGTCTCATCACTACCTCAATCAGCCATTACTGCGAAAAAGTTCGATGGGCGCTGGAACGGCTCAATATTCCATATATTGAAGAGCGCCACGCGCCGCTTTTTCACCGATTGGCTACAGCTCGAAATGAGGGGCGATCGGTTCCTATGCTTGTCACTGAGGCGGGTACTTTCAGCGATTCCAGCGACATTTTGCAATACATTGATGGGATGTCACCCGTGAGCGCAAAGCTCTACCCTGCCGATCCTAAATTGCGCCAAGAGGTGGAAAAACTCGAAGATTGGTTCGATCGCCAACTTGGGCCCAGCACCGGGGTGTGGTTCTACTTTTATTTACTCGATCGGGACAAGCTGATATTGCGATTGTTCTGCGAAGGCGTAGAGGCGATTGAGGCGGAGTTGTTTCCTGTTGTCTTTCCCTGCATCCGGGAAGCGATGGAACGAGCGATGGAAATTACACCAGAGTCCGCCGCCGAATCGCTCGATCGAATTAACAGCATTTTCGAGACTGTCAACGAGCTGCTTGCGGATGGGCGTAAATATTTAGTCGGGGATAGCTTTTCGGCTTGTGACCTCACATGGGCTTGTCTGACTGGGCTTGTCCTCATGCCTACCGAATATGGTACAAAATTACCTCAATTAAGCGAGATACCGACTGAAATGGCGCAGACGATCGAGCATTTCCGCGCAACTCCAGCCGGCTCTTTCGCCTTGCGCTTATTCCGCGAGGAACGTGACAAATAA
- a CDS encoding tRNA(His) guanylyltransferase Thg1 family protein: protein MDSDNFEKKMRSLEYFHSLRLLPGAWTVIRVDGRSFSRFTESRFEKPFDRKFHELMVQTAKALLEELQGVYAYTESDEISVLFDPEWDLFDRSLEKIVSISASIASTAFTHAAQTIVNFDSRVWLGANKSQVIDYFRWRQADATRCALNGWSYWTLRKSGKSVTEATTTLENQSVAFKNELLFQNGINFNDLPTWQRRGVGLYWETYEKEGFNPIENKTVVTKRRRIKVDDELPMKEAYGEFINLFLDD from the coding sequence ATGGATAGCGATAATTTTGAGAAAAAAATGCGATCGCTCGAATACTTCCACTCCCTACGTCTGCTACCAGGCGCGTGGACTGTAATTCGCGTCGATGGACGCAGTTTTTCCAGGTTCACCGAGTCGCGCTTCGAGAAACCGTTTGACCGCAAGTTTCACGAACTGATGGTACAAACTGCCAAGGCGTTATTGGAAGAACTCCAAGGTGTTTACGCCTATACAGAAAGCGATGAAATTTCTGTGCTGTTCGATCCAGAATGGGATTTGTTCGATCGCAGTTTAGAAAAAATTGTTTCTATTTCTGCCAGTATTGCCAGCACCGCATTCACTCACGCCGCCCAAACTATAGTAAATTTCGACAGTCGCGTTTGGCTGGGTGCAAACAAATCCCAAGTAATTGATTATTTTCGATGGCGACAAGCCGATGCGACTCGTTGTGCTTTAAATGGTTGGAGTTATTGGACATTACGTAAATCCGGCAAAAGCGTTACCGAAGCAACAACTACTCTTGAAAATCAATCAGTAGCATTCAAAAACGAATTGTTATTTCAAAATGGGATAAATTTTAACGATTTACCAACTTGGCAAAGAAGAGGCGTTGGTTTGTACTGGGAAACTTACGAAAAAGAAGGTTTCAATCCAATTGAAAATAAAACTGTTGTGACTAAAAGACGCCGCATCAAAGTTGATGATGAATTGCCTATGAAAGAGGCTTATGGAGAATTTATCAATCTTTTTCTTGATGATTGA
- a CDS encoding ATP-binding protein, with protein sequence MELMIFIGLQASGKSTFFRTHFATTHELVSKDLMRNNRNKARRQAQLIEASLKEGRSVVVDNTNATVEERASIIQIGKMYGSEIIGYYFESRLKNCCDRNQLRSGKAKVPDVAIYATIKRLVRPCYAEGFDRLFYVRVAENFRFDVREWQENEVKDG encoded by the coding sequence ATGGAACTGATGATTTTTATCGGCTTACAAGCTTCTGGAAAAAGTACATTTTTCCGCACTCATTTTGCCACAACTCACGAGCTTGTCAGCAAGGATTTGATGCGTAATAACAGAAACAAAGCCAGAAGGCAAGCACAGCTGATCGAAGCGTCTCTAAAAGAGGGACGATCGGTAGTTGTAGATAACACTAATGCAACTGTTGAAGAGCGGGCATCTATAATTCAGATAGGCAAAATGTACGGTTCTGAAATCATCGGTTATTACTTTGAATCTAGACTGAAAAATTGTTGCGATCGCAATCAGCTACGTTCTGGTAAGGCGAAAGTGCCGGATGTGGCAATTTACGCCACAATAAAAAGGTTAGTACGCCCCTGTTACGCGGAAGGTTTCGATCGGCTTTTCTACGTGCGAGTGGCTGAAAACTTTCGTTTTGATGTGCGCGAGTGGCAAGAAAATGAGGTGAAGGATGGATAG
- a CDS encoding DUF1565 domain-containing protein, whose translation MNLKHSYPQRKNYSLKPIPTSISDKNKYSQLGTIATLGIAIALSPWVNTAAIAQLPIQRTSVELAQSTAQTTQLFVNPANGNDTAGNGSNGSPFKTITQALRVAQPNTTIILAPGTYSEESGETFPIILKPGVSIQGDPANKGRNAIIKGGGQFISRTFARQNIAILAADKSAIVGVTVTNSNRRGYGLWIEFSSPLVTDNTFIGNSHDGISVTGSSAPVIRNNYFADNGANGITIYNSSKPELRENVFERTGFGINIGHTATPMLVGNRITQNIDGVVVQNKAQPVLRGNTIEENSRDGVVAIGEARPDLGIAQQPGGNVFRNNRRLDINGKTSSQTIPAFGNQLAGGRISGRLDLSGTIVAAAPENVEPPPTAISTIIPNPTQTRSTNNFPSGSGGAVQIPVPPPLSSGEPVQVRQTIPNSRRPNTPTAIVPPPANQTEPVEITAPPPRSSDVSPSLPSFSSTREDNRGANFSTQPVRQSRGTLPDSGVEAGLLPVPGSEIPVSNSNNLPSVAISPDNPLPQESRYSPRPSSTSRAVALGLRYRVIVDVGSARQQRLLRSLVPGAFRTRSNGRAVMQVGAYSDRTEAEEMLQKLNSNGLNASIEELQL comes from the coding sequence ATGAATTTAAAACACTCATACCCGCAGCGAAAAAATTATTCATTAAAACCAATCCCTACCAGCATCTCAGATAAAAACAAATACAGCCAATTAGGAACGATCGCAACACTGGGAATCGCGATCGCCCTGTCCCCGTGGGTCAACACCGCTGCGATCGCGCAACTGCCAATACAGAGAACATCTGTAGAATTAGCCCAGAGTACCGCCCAAACAACCCAGTTGTTTGTCAATCCCGCCAACGGTAACGATACAGCTGGCAACGGCAGTAACGGTTCTCCTTTCAAAACCATCACCCAGGCACTGCGGGTAGCCCAACCCAACACCACGATTATCCTCGCACCGGGAACCTATAGCGAAGAAAGCGGCGAAACTTTTCCAATTATCCTCAAGCCTGGGGTCAGCATCCAAGGCGACCCCGCCAACAAAGGCCGCAATGCGATTATTAAAGGAGGCGGGCAATTCATCAGTCGCACCTTTGCTCGCCAAAACATCGCCATTCTAGCAGCAGATAAATCGGCAATTGTGGGAGTCACAGTCACTAACTCCAACCGACGAGGTTACGGCTTGTGGATAGAATTCAGCAGTCCTCTAGTGACTGACAATACTTTTATCGGCAACTCCCACGACGGTATCTCTGTCACCGGCAGCAGTGCGCCTGTTATTCGCAACAATTACTTTGCCGATAATGGTGCTAACGGCATTACCATCTACAACAGCTCTAAACCCGAACTGCGGGAAAATGTGTTTGAAAGGACTGGATTTGGGATTAATATCGGTCACACCGCCACACCCATGCTGGTTGGCAATCGCATCACCCAAAATATAGACGGTGTGGTGGTGCAGAACAAAGCTCAACCTGTGTTGCGGGGCAATACAATTGAGGAAAACAGCCGAGATGGTGTAGTAGCGATCGGCGAAGCTCGTCCTGATTTGGGCATCGCTCAGCAACCTGGAGGCAACGTTTTTCGCAACAACCGTCGCCTTGACATCAACGGTAAAACTTCCAGTCAAACTATTCCCGCGTTTGGCAATCAACTTGCAGGAGGTCGTATAAGCGGACGCTTGGATCTATCAGGAACGATCGTCGCCGCTGCACCGGAAAATGTCGAACCGCCACCGACCGCGATCTCTACTATTATCCCCAACCCTACACAAACAAGGTCAACAAATAATTTTCCCTCCGGATCGGGTGGTGCTGTACAAATTCCCGTTCCTCCACCTTTATCTTCGGGCGAACCGGTGCAAGTAAGGCAAACTATTCCAAACTCGCGGCGTCCCAATACTCCCACTGCGATCGTACCGCCACCAGCCAACCAAACAGAGCCGGTGGAGATTACTGCACCGCCACCCAGATCCAGCGATGTATCCCCTTCACTCCCCTCTTTCTCCTCCACAAGAGAAGATAATCGAGGTGCAAACTTTTCTACACAGCCTGTCAGACAAAGTAGAGGTACGCTTCCAGATTCAGGCGTAGAAGCAGGGTTGCTACCCGTTCCCGGATCGGAAATTCCTGTTTCTAATAGCAATAACCTACCTTCAGTCGCGATATCTCCGGATAATCCGCTTCCGCAAGAAAGCAGATACTCCCCCCGTCCCAGTTCTACCAGTCGTGCTGTAGCGCTTGGTTTGCGTTACCGCGTGATTGTGGATGTCGGTAGTGCGCGTCAGCAGAGATTGCTGCGATCGCTTGTACCGGGAGCTTTTCGGACTCGTTCCAACGGACGAGCGGTGATGCAGGTGGGTGCTTATAGCGATCGGACTGAAGCTGAGGAAATGCTGCAAAAGCTTAACAGCAACGGTTTAAATGCTTCGATCGAAGAGTTGCAGCTTTAA
- a CDS encoding thiamine phosphate synthase: protein MGDRYELKKPFPNLPAQAQPAVCRILDANLDRAREGLRIVEEWCRFGLDSSELAGECKQLRQEIAKWHTQDLRAFRDTLGDVGTDLSHPQEEERAGIQQLLQANLCRIEEALRVLEEYGKLYHPEMGTAFKQMRYRIYTLESNLLGYQRQQKLLRSHLYLVTSESENLFAVVEAALQGGLTLVQYRDKDADDDVRVETAQKLRQLCRRYEALFIVNDRVDLALAVDADGVHLGQQDLPIAMARQLLGPHRIIGRSTTNPDEMRRAIAEGADYIGVGPVYETPTKIGKAAAGLEYVRYAAQNASVPWFAIGGIDPTNLNDVLSAGAERIAAVRAIMEAEQPTLVTQYFLSQLSRLQTLRALKAHLPQSHVQSNNLTS, encoded by the coding sequence ATGGGCGATCGATACGAGCTGAAGAAGCCATTCCCAAACTTGCCCGCACAAGCACAGCCTGCTGTTTGCCGAATCCTAGATGCCAACTTAGACCGAGCTCGCGAAGGTTTGCGAATCGTGGAAGAATGGTGTCGCTTTGGTTTGGACAGCAGCGAGTTGGCTGGCGAATGCAAGCAACTGCGGCAGGAAATAGCCAAATGGCATACTCAAGATCTGCGGGCTTTTCGAGATACTCTGGGCGATGTGGGCACAGATTTATCTCATCCGCAAGAAGAAGAACGCGCTGGCATTCAGCAACTGTTGCAGGCGAACCTTTGCCGCATAGAAGAAGCGCTGCGGGTGTTGGAAGAGTACGGTAAGCTTTACCACCCGGAGATGGGGACAGCGTTTAAGCAGATGCGCTATCGAATCTATACGCTGGAAAGCAATTTGCTGGGTTATCAGCGTCAGCAGAAGTTGCTCCGCAGTCATTTGTATTTGGTAACCTCTGAGTCGGAAAATCTGTTTGCTGTTGTGGAAGCTGCGCTCCAAGGCGGATTGACACTGGTGCAATATCGCGATAAAGACGCAGATGATGATGTGCGGGTGGAGACAGCGCAGAAACTGCGCCAGTTGTGCCGACGGTACGAGGCGTTGTTTATTGTGAACGATCGCGTCGATCTGGCTTTGGCAGTAGATGCGGATGGCGTACACTTGGGACAGCAGGATCTGCCGATCGCAATGGCACGACAGTTACTTGGCCCTCACCGCATCATCGGTCGTTCTACCACAAATCCCGATGAAATGCGACGAGCGATCGCAGAAGGAGCCGACTACATCGGTGTAGGGCCAGTATACGAAACTCCGACTAAAATTGGAAAAGCTGCCGCAGGTCTGGAATACGTGCGCTATGCGGCTCAGAATGCCTCTGTACCCTGGTTTGCGATTGGGGGTATCGATCCGACAAATCTCAACGATGTACTATCGGCTGGAGCAGAGCGGATCGCTGCGGTCAGAGCGATTATGGAGGCAGAGCAGCCAACTTTAGTTACACAGTATTTTCTCTCTCAACTATCTCGCCTGCAAACGCTGCGAGCTTTGAAAGCACATTTGCCTCAGTCTCATGTCCAGTCCAATAACCTTACGAGTTAA
- the thiS gene encoding sulfur carrier protein ThiS, which produces MSSPITLRVNGESRTCVAQTKLPDLLEQLGFHPRLIAVEYNGEILHRQFWPETQVQEGDNIEVVTIVGGG; this is translated from the coding sequence ATGTCCAGTCCAATAACCTTACGAGTTAACGGGGAATCCCGTACTTGCGTTGCTCAAACTAAGTTACCCGATTTGTTAGAACAGCTCGGTTTCCATCCGCGTTTGATAGCTGTGGAGTACAACGGCGAAATCCTGCACCGCCAGTTTTGGCCGGAAACTCAGGTGCAGGAGGGCGACAATATTGAAGTTGTTACCATCGTCGGTGGCGGCTAG